Part of the Vibrio penaeicida genome is shown below.
TATATGGTTGGTCTTGGTGCGGCGCAATTGGTGTATGGCCCTGTGGCTGACTCATTGGGAAGACGTCCTATTTTTATATTTGGTCAGGGTTTATATCTTGTAGGCACGGTGATCTGCGTGTTCTTGCAGCACGATTTAAGCTGGATTGTATTTGGACGTTTGTTACAAGGGCTTGGAGCAGGCAGTACAGCAGTGATTGCAAACAGCATTCTCAGAGACTGCTACAGCGGTAATCGACTCGCCAAAGCACTTTCTTATGTCTCCATAATGGCGTCCGTTATGCCAATGGTGTCACCGGTCTTAGGTGGGTGGTTAACGTGGCAGTTTGGTTGGGATTCGGTCTTCATATTTGTTTTTATCTACGTCGCGTTTATATACATAACGGGGCTTTTGATATTGCCAGAGACACTGCCTTACCCTCCCAAAATGCCCCAGCTGTATACGGCGTTTAAATCGTACGCAGAACTCATTAAAACCCCACAAGTCCTAGCAACCACGACTTACGGGTGGGTTAACTTCTTAATGATCATGATGTCGTTATCGGTTATGCCTTACTTAGTGCAAGAGCAATTATCAATCAGCGCGGCGCATTATGGTGTCATTATGATTGTGCCATCTTTTGGGTTGATGATTGGTAGTGTATTGCAAAACATGCTTAACCGACGATTAGAACCCAAGTCCTTGCTAGGAACAGGCTTGGTGATGGCATTGGGCGCGGCTTTATGGATGTATTTTGCACCTGTGAGTGTCTTTCATTTAGTGGGGGCGTTAACTGGGTTGGCGATTGCTCAAGGGTTGATGTTCCCGGTCATCAGCCGAATGCTACTAGAGCCTCAAAAAGATAAAGCAGGTACTGTCACGGCATTGTCTGGATCGCTACAAATGTTGATTACAGGAGTGTTTGGTGGTGTCGTTGCATCAATGATTACGTCTAAAGAACTACTTGGCGCATTTTTGTTGGTGGGGACGCTGAGTTTATTGGTGCTCTATGTATTGCAATTGCGATGTAAGCACTTATACCCAAGTAACCTCAAGATGCAGGATTCATCTTGAGGTTACTTGGGTATATATCTAGAAATAACGACAAACAAGGTATTATCCAGCCAGCTCATATTTATATAATTAACACTAATTCATCTCTGTTTTATAACTGTCATTAATCTGCACATACAAGTGGTGTAATTCTGTGATGTAACACTGGCTGTGATGTTGTGCCAAAAATTTGCTTTGAATCGCGAATTATTCAATTCATCGACCGAAAAACGTGGATTTAGTAACATGTCGCTGTCCGCTGTATTGCATAAGAATTGCCCTCTAGTTAACGTTGGGTATAAACATAATAAAATACGGCTAGCTGGGTGACATTTTGGATAAACACGCATTATTGAGAGTTGTCTCTTCAGCTCGCGATCATAAAGTGATCGCAGAAGA
Proteins encoded:
- a CDS encoding multidrug effflux MFS transporter; the encoded protein is MRQETFSKLPLMLAMMVIATGQVGVSIYLPALPEMSQQFADSPLDIQWLVTIYMVGLGAAQLVYGPVADSLGRRPIFIFGQGLYLVGTVICVFLQHDLSWIVFGRLLQGLGAGSTAVIANSILRDCYSGNRLAKALSYVSIMASVMPMVSPVLGGWLTWQFGWDSVFIFVFIYVAFIYITGLLILPETLPYPPKMPQLYTAFKSYAELIKTPQVLATTTYGWVNFLMIMMSLSVMPYLVQEQLSISAAHYGVIMIVPSFGLMIGSVLQNMLNRRLEPKSLLGTGLVMALGAALWMYFAPVSVFHLVGALTGLAIAQGLMFPVISRMLLEPQKDKAGTVTALSGSLQMLITGVFGGVVASMITSKELLGAFLLVGTLSLLVLYVLQLRCKHLYPSNLKMQDSS